One Pieris rapae chromosome 7, ilPieRapa1.1, whole genome shotgun sequence genomic window carries:
- the LOC111000470 gene encoding cytochrome P450 4c3-like has protein sequence MSLTIINIVFVILCYALYRYKRRRVHELADKIPSPPGASSVFGALKYSLLGKDMILVLLMEYSRYAHKTGCGMVKFMTDPHIYIGVSDRDDVEYIMKNCLEKENVMHFFTEVIGNAGIFAPVSTWIHRRKMLIPAFSPKIVKGFISMQARQGLELSEQLEIDGRVGSGEFSIWPYINAYTLSSIAETALGVKLDAQRDSNIPFLKAVQDVLCYMSSRLIKVWLWPQFIYKYSKLHADIQASKTLLYKLPDKIIKEKREALYNNNKVRNSHEKQTIYGQGEDQKSFLDHLIILSEEDNRLSDEELREEILVMMLAGTDSSAVAIGYTLVLLGKYPEIQEKLYSEIKNHLGNSDRPLNSDDLLALEYLSRVVKESLRLFPPAPAVTRRAGDKEVHLPSGIILPKETGIVISIWGMNRDPKQWGPTAECFDPDRFSDKQTATYASFSLGPRNCIGYKYALQSVQIAVASIIRRYKVVGEPEKGPVPTIDSTFSIMMRAKDDFKIALENRNN, from the exons atgtctcttacaataattaatattgtttttgtaattttgtgtTATGCCTTGTACAGATACAAGCGGAGAAGGGTGCACGAGTTAGCGGATAAAATACCGTCTCCACCTGGTGCATCTTCAGTGTTTGGAGCCCTGAAATATTCTTTGCTGGGAAAAGATA TGATTTTAGTGCTGTTAATGGAGTACAGTCGATATGCACATAAGACTGGATGTGGAATGGTGAAATTCATGACTGATCCTCATATTTACATTG GCGTGTCCGATCGGGATGATGTTGAGTATATTATGAAGAACTGCCTTGAGAAGGAGAATGTCATGCATTTCTTTACTGAGGTAATTGGAAATGCTGGAATCTTTGCACCAG TATCCACATGGATTCACAGAAGAAAGATGCTCATACCAGCCTTTAGCCCGAAAATTGTTAAAGGCTTTATAAGCATGCAGGCAAGGCAAGGTCTGGAACTATCGGAGCAGTTGGAAATAGACGGTCGAGTCGGTTCTGGAGAGTTTAGCATTTGGCCGTACATCAATGCTTACACATTAAGTTCTATCGcag AAACAGCGTTAGGAGTAAAATTGGACGCTCAGCGCGATTCAAACATTCCCTTCCTCAAAGCAGTGCAAGATGTTCTGTGTTATATGTCGAGCAGGCTTATAAAAGTTTGGTTGTGGCCCcaattcatatataaatattcaaagttACACGCAGATATACAAGCCtcgaaaactttattatataaattaccggATAAG attattaaagaaaaacgcGAAGctctttacaataataataaagtcagGAATTCACacgaaaaacaaacaatttacg gGCAAGGCGAGGACCAGAAAAGTTTCCTAGACCACCTAATAATATTGTCTGAAGAAGATAATAGACTGAGTGATGAGGAACTCAGGGAGGAGATCTTGGTGATGATGTTAGCTGGCACAGACAGCTCCGCAGTTGCTATTGGCTACACTCTAGTGTTATTAGGCAAATATCCtgaaatacaagaaaaattgTATAGCGA aatcaaaaatcatttggGAAATAGTGATCGGCCCTTGAATTCAGACGACTTGTTGGCGCTCGAATATTTAAGTAGAGTTGTCAAGGAATCTCTTCGTCTCTTTCCACCGGCTCCAGCTGTTACAAGAAGAGCCGGAGATAAAGAAGTACATTTGC CCTCGGGTATAATACTCCCAAAAGAAACCGGTATTGTTATATCTATTTGGGGTATGAATCGTGATCCAAAGCAGTGGGGACCGACTGCTGAATGTTTTGACCCCGACCGATTCTCCGATAAACAAACAGCGACCTACGCATCTTTCAGTTTGGGCCCTCGGAACTGTATAG GTTATAAATACGCTCTGCAGTCTGTGCAAATAGCAGTAGCCTCCATAATCCGTCGCTACAAAGTGGTAGGAGAGCCAGAGAAGGGACCAGTGCCAACAATAGATAGCACATTCTCTATTATGATGAGAGCTAAAGACGACTTTAAAATTGCTTTGgagaatagaaataattaa